A stretch of Paludisphaera borealis DNA encodes these proteins:
- a CDS encoding AAA family ATPase, whose amino-acid sequence MAEVVDDYENERRIVEKVHESRGRIERELAKVIVGQKEATHQLLTSLFAGGHCLITGAPGLAKTLLVRTIAQVFHLDFRRIQFTPDLMPADITGTEILEETGDGRRRMQFVKGPIFANVILADEINRTPPKTQAALLEAMQEHQVTAAGTRYPLEEPFFVLATQNPIEMEGTYPLPEAQLDRFLFNVVVDYLAENDEVAVVQQTTSRQTEKVEPLFSGRDVLEFHEVVRKVPIAEDLVRYAVRLAAASRPGPDAPSFVTDWVSWGAGLRAAQSLVLGAKARALLAGRFHASVEDVRALAHPTMRHRVLLGYRAEADGVTVDSVIDRLLEHVKEPIT is encoded by the coding sequence GTGGCGGAAGTCGTCGACGACTACGAGAACGAGCGGCGGATCGTCGAGAAGGTCCATGAGAGCCGGGGCCGGATCGAGCGCGAGCTGGCCAAGGTGATCGTCGGCCAGAAGGAGGCGACGCACCAGCTCCTGACCAGCCTCTTCGCCGGCGGCCACTGCCTGATCACCGGCGCGCCCGGCCTGGCGAAGACGCTGTTGGTCCGCACCATCGCGCAGGTCTTCCACCTCGACTTCCGGCGCATCCAGTTCACCCCCGACCTGATGCCGGCCGACATCACCGGAACCGAGATCCTCGAAGAAACCGGCGACGGCCGCCGCCGCATGCAGTTCGTCAAGGGGCCGATCTTCGCCAACGTGATCCTCGCCGACGAGATCAACCGCACCCCTCCCAAAACCCAGGCCGCGCTGCTCGAAGCCATGCAAGAGCACCAGGTGACGGCCGCCGGAACCCGCTACCCCCTGGAAGAGCCGTTCTTCGTCCTGGCGACCCAGAACCCCATCGAGATGGAAGGAACGTACCCGCTCCCCGAAGCCCAGCTCGACCGGTTTCTGTTCAACGTCGTGGTCGACTACCTGGCCGAGAACGACGAGGTGGCCGTCGTCCAGCAAACGACGTCGCGACAGACCGAGAAGGTCGAGCCGCTGTTCTCGGGCCGCGACGTCCTGGAATTCCACGAGGTCGTCCGCAAGGTGCCGATCGCCGAGGACCTCGTCCGCTACGCCGTGCGACTCGCCGCCGCCAGCCGGCCCGGCCCCGATGCGCCGAGCTTCGTGACCGACTGGGTGAGCTGGGGCGCGGGCCTCCGCGCCGCGCAGTCGCTGGTGTTGGGAGCGAAGGCGCGGGCCCTGCTCGCGGGCCGGTTCCACGCGTCGGTCGAGGACGTTCGCGCGCTGGCGCATCCCACGATGCGGCACCGCGTCCTCCTCGGATACCGTGCCGAGGCCGACGGCGTGACCGTCGATTCGGTGATCGACCGCCTGCTCGAACACGTCAAGGAGCCGATCACCTGA
- a CDS encoding DUF58 domain-containing protein, protein MPPLGRSRHPASPTRDHASRPGSLIDPQTLFRIKSLQLRARAAVEGFIKGIHRSPYHGFSVEFSEYRQYTPGDDPRYLDWRLFARSDRYYVKRFEDETNLRCHLVVDASRSMSYRSGAYSKSEYARTAAATIAYFLTLQRDAVGLVAFEDRITDYLPPRHRPGHLRRLMGMLDREPQGRATDLAGPLDQIAATVNKRGLVILISDLLAPADALRTPLARLHSRGHEVIVLRVLDPAEVGFTFDTPAMFQDVETGRELYIDPAAARAGYLERFAAHAAEIERICTDLGFVFQPITTDSPLELVLFDVLKARMRRAGGLARRAGPGRGAAR, encoded by the coding sequence ATGCCCCCACTCGGTCGATCGCGACACCCGGCGTCCCCGACCCGCGACCACGCGTCGCGGCCCGGCTCGCTCATCGACCCGCAGACCTTGTTCCGCATCAAGAGCCTGCAACTGCGCGCCCGAGCGGCCGTCGAGGGGTTCATCAAGGGGATCCACCGCAGCCCCTATCACGGCTTCTCGGTCGAGTTCAGCGAGTACCGTCAGTACACCCCCGGCGACGACCCGCGCTATCTCGACTGGCGACTCTTCGCGCGCTCCGACCGCTACTACGTGAAGCGGTTCGAGGACGAGACGAACCTCCGCTGCCACCTCGTGGTGGACGCCAGCCGGTCGATGAGCTACAGGTCCGGCGCGTACAGCAAGAGTGAGTACGCGCGGACGGCGGCGGCCACGATCGCCTATTTCCTCACGCTCCAGCGCGACGCCGTCGGCCTGGTCGCGTTCGAGGACCGGATCACCGACTACCTCCCTCCTCGCCACCGTCCCGGCCACCTCCGCCGCCTTATGGGGATGCTTGACCGCGAGCCCCAGGGCCGGGCGACCGACCTCGCCGGGCCGCTCGATCAGATCGCGGCGACCGTGAACAAACGCGGGCTCGTCATCCTGATCTCCGACCTCCTCGCCCCCGCCGACGCGCTCCGCACGCCGCTCGCCCGGCTCCACTCGCGAGGTCACGAGGTCATCGTCCTGCGGGTCCTCGACCCAGCCGAGGTCGGCTTCACGTTCGATACGCCGGCCATGTTCCAGGACGTCGAGACCGGGCGGGAACTCTACATCGATCCGGCCGCCGCACGCGCCGGCTACCTCGAACGGTTCGCGGCCCACGCCGCCGAGATCGAGCGGATCTGCACGGATCTGGGCTTCGTCTTCCAGCCGATCACCACCGACTCGCCGCTGGAGCTGGTGCTGTTCGACGTGCTCAAGGCCCGCATGCGACGCGCCGGGGGGCTCGCCCGCCGGGCCGGGCCGGGCCGGGGGGCCGCCCGATGA
- a CDS encoding BatA domain-containing protein, producing the protein MSFLTPLYILGALAIAAPLIFHLIRRTTKGETPFSSLIFLAPSPPRLTRRSRLENWPLLLLRASALALLAAAFARPFLRESAALNLGEVERTRIALLIDTSASMRRGELWTKAKAKALEAIASCRPDDQLAVFAFDAATHPLLGFDESATLDPSRRRAVATAHVEALSPTWNATHLGQALIDAVGALENVGDKARESSKTPRRIVLVTDLQQGSRLDVLGDFEWPADVELDVKSIADDGSNAGLEGLATADADAAPGDDKADALRVRVSNDPASKRESFTLNWDEAAKAAPIPVYVPPAKAGSSARRDLRAVRAGGRCGSKGTRATSITRSIS; encoded by the coding sequence ATGAGCTTTTTGACCCCGCTCTATATCCTGGGCGCCCTGGCGATCGCGGCCCCGCTGATCTTCCACCTGATCCGCCGCACGACCAAGGGGGAGACGCCGTTCAGCTCGCTGATCTTCCTCGCCCCCTCGCCCCCCCGCCTGACGCGCCGGAGCCGCCTGGAGAACTGGCCGCTGCTGCTCTTGAGAGCCTCCGCGCTGGCCCTGCTGGCTGCGGCGTTCGCCCGGCCGTTCCTCCGCGAATCGGCCGCCCTGAACCTCGGCGAGGTGGAACGAACCCGGATCGCCCTGCTGATCGACACCAGCGCCAGCATGCGCCGGGGCGAGCTGTGGACGAAGGCCAAGGCGAAGGCGCTCGAAGCCATCGCGTCGTGCCGGCCCGACGATCAACTGGCGGTCTTCGCGTTCGACGCCGCCACGCACCCGTTGCTCGGCTTCGACGAGTCGGCGACTCTCGATCCGTCGCGGCGCCGCGCCGTGGCGACCGCCCATGTGGAAGCGCTGTCGCCGACCTGGAACGCGACCCACCTGGGCCAGGCGCTCATCGACGCCGTCGGCGCGCTCGAGAACGTCGGCGACAAGGCCCGCGAGTCTTCGAAGACCCCGCGCCGGATCGTCCTCGTCACCGACCTTCAGCAAGGGAGCCGCCTCGACGTCCTGGGCGACTTCGAGTGGCCCGCCGACGTCGAGCTTGACGTGAAATCGATCGCCGACGACGGCTCCAACGCCGGCCTCGAAGGGCTCGCGACGGCCGACGCGGACGCAGCGCCGGGCGACGACAAGGCCGACGCGCTCCGGGTCCGGGTCTCCAACGATCCGGCGTCGAAGCGCGAGTCGTTCACCTTGAACTGGGACGAGGCCGCCAAGGCCGCGCCGATCCCCGTCTACGTCCCCCCGGCGAAAGCCGGGTCGTCCGCGCGCCGCGACCTCCGGGCGGTTCGCGCGGGCGGTCGCTGCGGCTCGAAGGGGACACGCGCGACTTCGATAACACGCTCTATCTCGTGA
- a CDS encoding DUF4175 family protein: MNVELKTALTRVASRIRRARLWSGLAACWLVWAILAATLAALGPHPLGLAVELAALAILSGLVCVVFAIRSARDPLDVARRIESTHPDLKAGLLTAVEGELCRSPAERRGFLQQTVIDKAIDHGRTHDWGNAVVPRKRLAGARVAHATALCALIAAFTALVVRSRSETSPDAPAVARIALAEVQVLPGDAEIERGTSLLVVARFNGAVPPEAKLVVDDAPAQSAPRAMTRSLDDPTFAGRVESVDADLSYHVEFGAERTSSYRVRVFENPELTRTDAKLVYPGYTSLEPKLAEDVRHVTAVEGTELTLLFRLNKEVASASLVDEQGVETALATTDEAAPAYRASFRLADTHRYKVQLVDREGRRNKLSAEIAVNVTRNRPPAIVMNLPGHDVRVSPVEELRLKAQVDDDFGVIRQGVNFSLAGQEPQDVVIANADPKQAKKTSLEHMIAFESLKAVPDQLVTYFVWAEDVGPDGATRRTDGDMYFAEVRHFEEIFRQGEQPSSASQEQQGGGNAQQADQLAELQKQIVNGTWKVVRRETGARPTDKLVDDAKTLEDSQKSAVEQATALGEKLQDADSKASLAKAVGSMNEAARLLGEAAAANAPTTLKPALAAEQAAYQALLKLRAREFEVVRNNARQQQRGGQAGGSPSQRQLNQLELTNDENRFEEQSRAKEEQLSQKEQEQRETRQVVSRLRELAQRQADLNDRLKELQSALEAAKDEPAKKEIERQLKRLREQQQQILRDSDELQERMENEQNRERMADSRQQVEQGREHVRQASEALEEGRLSQALTEGSRAGRKLDEVREDLRKQSSNQFSEELTGMRQQAKLLDEAQDRATEQLDAWKNRAERTLRDPDDRKAITEGLERQRQDLDKLVDQMKRTVQEAEETEPLLAKNLFDAARKADEQAIPDAIKETERLAEFGIPEEAVKSSQRAGQGIDQLREGVDHAARSVLGDETAALRRAQGEVQDLANQLNREIAQATGDDRNPANRPQGEQEQQGQQGQQQGEQGEQEQQGQQGQQGQQGQQGQGQQGQQGEQGQGQQQGQQGQQGQQGQRGRQGGGQGGGPSDGDRLLDGLARGPGGPGGPIQGEGFRQWSDRMREVEELLDDPGLRAEAARIRDRVRGAREEFKRHAKEPDWTQLKSMVADPIRELHTRIAEEVRRRESPDSLVPIDRDPVPPRYAEGVRRYYERLGSGR, translated from the coding sequence ATGAACGTCGAACTGAAAACGGCCCTGACGCGAGTCGCGAGCCGAATCCGCCGCGCGCGGCTTTGGAGCGGCCTGGCCGCCTGCTGGCTGGTCTGGGCGATCCTCGCGGCGACGCTGGCCGCGCTCGGGCCTCATCCCCTCGGCCTCGCGGTGGAACTCGCCGCGCTGGCGATTCTATCGGGCCTCGTCTGCGTCGTCTTCGCGATCCGGTCGGCGCGCGACCCGCTCGACGTCGCGCGGCGGATCGAGTCGACCCACCCCGACCTGAAAGCCGGCCTGCTGACCGCCGTCGAGGGCGAACTCTGCAGGTCTCCCGCCGAACGTCGGGGTTTCCTTCAGCAAACGGTGATCGACAAGGCCATCGACCACGGCCGCACCCACGACTGGGGAAACGCCGTGGTCCCCAGAAAGCGCCTCGCCGGCGCGCGGGTGGCCCACGCGACGGCCTTGTGCGCGTTGATCGCCGCCTTCACGGCACTCGTCGTCCGGTCCCGCTCGGAAACGAGTCCCGACGCCCCGGCCGTCGCCCGGATCGCTCTCGCCGAGGTCCAGGTTCTGCCCGGCGACGCCGAGATCGAGCGCGGGACTTCGCTGCTGGTCGTCGCCCGGTTCAACGGCGCCGTCCCCCCCGAGGCGAAGCTGGTTGTCGACGACGCCCCCGCGCAGTCGGCCCCCCGCGCGATGACCCGGAGTCTCGACGATCCGACGTTCGCCGGCCGCGTCGAGTCGGTCGACGCCGATCTCTCGTACCACGTCGAGTTCGGCGCCGAGCGCACCTCGTCGTACCGCGTCCGCGTGTTCGAGAATCCCGAGCTGACGCGGACCGACGCGAAGCTCGTCTATCCGGGCTACACGTCGCTCGAACCGAAGCTCGCCGAGGACGTCCGCCACGTGACGGCCGTCGAGGGGACCGAGCTGACCTTGCTGTTCCGGCTCAACAAGGAAGTCGCCTCGGCGTCGCTCGTCGACGAGCAAGGCGTCGAGACCGCGCTCGCGACGACCGACGAGGCCGCCCCCGCCTACCGCGCGTCGTTCCGGCTCGCCGACACCCATCGTTACAAGGTCCAGCTCGTCGACCGCGAAGGGCGGCGGAACAAGCTCTCGGCCGAGATCGCCGTCAACGTCACGAGGAACCGGCCGCCGGCGATCGTCATGAACCTGCCCGGCCACGACGTCCGCGTGTCGCCCGTCGAGGAACTTCGCCTCAAGGCCCAGGTCGACGACGATTTCGGCGTGATCCGCCAGGGCGTGAACTTCAGCCTCGCCGGCCAGGAGCCCCAGGACGTCGTGATCGCGAACGCCGACCCCAAGCAGGCCAAAAAGACTTCGCTTGAGCACATGATCGCCTTTGAGTCGCTGAAAGCCGTCCCCGACCAGCTTGTGACCTACTTCGTCTGGGCCGAGGACGTGGGGCCCGACGGCGCGACCCGGCGCACCGACGGGGACATGTACTTCGCCGAGGTCCGCCACTTCGAGGAGATCTTCCGCCAGGGCGAGCAGCCGTCGAGCGCCTCGCAGGAGCAGCAAGGGGGCGGCAACGCGCAGCAGGCCGATCAGCTCGCCGAATTGCAGAAGCAAATCGTCAACGGCACCTGGAAGGTCGTCCGCCGCGAGACCGGCGCGAGGCCGACCGACAAGCTCGTCGACGACGCCAAGACCCTGGAGGACTCGCAAAAATCGGCCGTCGAGCAGGCGACGGCCCTCGGCGAGAAGTTGCAGGACGCGGACTCGAAGGCGAGCCTGGCGAAGGCCGTCGGCTCGATGAACGAGGCCGCCCGGCTGCTGGGCGAGGCCGCCGCCGCCAACGCGCCGACCACGCTCAAGCCGGCCCTCGCCGCCGAGCAGGCGGCCTACCAGGCGCTCCTCAAGCTCCGCGCCCGCGAGTTCGAGGTCGTCCGCAACAACGCGCGACAGCAGCAGCGCGGCGGTCAGGCCGGCGGGTCCCCCTCGCAGCGACAGCTCAACCAGCTCGAATTGACCAACGACGAGAATCGATTCGAGGAGCAGAGCCGCGCCAAGGAAGAACAGCTCTCGCAGAAGGAACAAGAACAGCGCGAGACCCGGCAGGTCGTCAGCCGGCTCCGCGAGCTGGCCCAGCGCCAGGCCGACCTCAACGATCGGCTCAAGGAGCTGCAATCGGCCCTCGAAGCCGCCAAGGACGAGCCCGCGAAGAAGGAGATCGAGCGGCAGCTCAAGCGGCTCCGCGAGCAACAGCAACAGATCCTCCGCGACTCCGACGAGCTGCAAGAGCGCATGGAGAACGAGCAGAATCGGGAGCGCATGGCCGATTCCCGCCAGCAGGTCGAACAGGGCCGCGAACACGTCCGCCAGGCCTCCGAGGCGCTCGAGGAAGGTCGGCTCTCGCAGGCCCTCACCGAAGGCTCGCGCGCCGGCCGGAAGCTCGACGAGGTCCGCGAAGACCTCCGCAAGCAGTCGTCGAACCAGTTCTCCGAGGAACTGACCGGGATGCGGCAGCAGGCGAAGCTGCTCGACGAAGCCCAGGACCGCGCCACCGAACAGCTCGACGCCTGGAAGAACCGCGCCGAACGAACGCTCCGCGATCCGGACGACCGCAAGGCGATCACGGAAGGTCTTGAACGCCAGCGGCAAGACCTCGACAAGCTCGTCGACCAGATGAAGCGGACCGTGCAGGAGGCGGAAGAGACCGAGCCGCTGCTGGCCAAGAACCTGTTCGACGCCGCCCGCAAGGCCGACGAACAGGCGATCCCCGACGCGATCAAGGAGACCGAGCGGCTCGCCGAGTTCGGCATCCCCGAGGAAGCCGTCAAATCGTCCCAGCGCGCCGGCCAGGGCATCGACCAGTTGCGCGAGGGTGTCGACCACGCCGCCCGCAGCGTCCTCGGCGACGAAACCGCCGCCCTCCGACGCGCCCAGGGCGAAGTGCAAGACCTCGCCAATCAGCTCAACCGCGAGATCGCCCAGGCCACAGGCGACGATCGCAACCCCGCGAACCGCCCACAGGGCGAACAAGAACAACAGGGACAACAAGGACAGCAGCAGGGCGAGCAAGGCGAACAAGAACAACAGGGTCAGCAAGGCCAGCAGGGACAACAAGGACAACAAGGACAAGGTCAGCAGGGGCAGCAAGGAGAACAGGGGCAAGGTCAGCAGCAGGGACAGCAAGGACAACAGGGCCAACAAGGCCAGCGGGGACGGCAAGGCGGAGGGCAGGGCGGGGGGCCGTCGGACGGCGATCGGCTCCTTGACGGTCTGGCGAGGGGTCCAGGGGGGCCGGGAGGGCCGATCCAGGGCGAGGGTTTCCGGCAGTGGTCGGACCGGATGCGCGAGGTGGAGGAGTTGCTTGACGACCCCGGCTTGCGGGCCGAGGCCGCCCGGATTCGCGACCGCGTGCGGGGGGCGCGCGAGGAATTCAAACGGCACGCGAAGGAGCCTGACTGGACGCAGTTGAAGAGTATGGTGGCCGATCCGATCCGCGAGCTGCACACCCGGATCGCCGAGGAAGTGCGCCGGCGTGAATCGCCCGATTCCCTGGTCCCGATCGACCGCGACCCCGTGCCGCCGCGATACGCCGAAGGGGTGCGGCGGTACTACGAACGACTCGGGAGCGGACGATGA
- a CDS encoding glutamine amidotransferase: MTERTLILGAPEWWTAAASLTALAFGLIAWSYARGRAKPAVRIACAALKALAVSALALILLEPLLSGSRPRRGANAFAVVADDSQSLQIRDGGESQTRGDWVRGRLGPDAAWKTRLGQDFDVRNYVFDSHLRAVDGFDALAFDGSGSSLGTSLSALTKRFRGLPLAGVLLFTDGCRTDVGDLDWSSLPPIYPVVPPSPGVARDIGVREVSVSQTNFESAPVVLRAEVAAVGFAGQSIVATVVDETGAEIQRQEAKSESDAKPLSFRFQFRPVRKGVSFYTVRAFPASEEAKVKDGAKPTAAVESSEQTLANNGRLVVVDQGSAAFRVLYVGGRPNWEFKFLRRALHDDEQIDLVGLLRIARRQPKFDFQSARSKRDANPFFDGFDNPDAETAEAADQAVLVRLGTQDEVELRDGFPKTADELYRYHAIILDDLEAGFFTPDQLALLRNFVSFRGGGLLMLGGPDSFADGKYDRTPVGDLMPVYLTGRAEAEASDVGAHRLALTREGWLQPWVRTRKTEEEERKRLEGMPAFETLSRVGRIKPGAVTLAEARGADGELAPALVAQTFGKGHVAALLIGDLWRWGMRKKDSEESDLERSWRQTARWLVSDVPSRVEVSARPKPESSAPAVELSVRVRDPEYRPLDDAKVAVKITLPGGDALTLDAAADGREPGLYATTYVPKQPGAYRAVATATAVDGSTVGEREAGWAAQPAADEFARLAPDRAFLLTLAAKTGGEVIEGASLDSFVAGLPTRGAPITERWTSPLWDHPLYFLFAVVCLTAEWGLRRVNGLA, translated from the coding sequence ATGACGGAACGGACGCTGATCCTGGGAGCCCCCGAGTGGTGGACCGCGGCGGCCTCGTTGACAGCCCTCGCGTTCGGACTGATCGCCTGGAGCTACGCCCGAGGCCGCGCCAAGCCCGCCGTGCGGATCGCGTGCGCCGCGCTCAAGGCGCTGGCCGTCTCGGCTCTCGCGCTCATCCTGCTCGAACCGCTCCTGTCCGGCTCGAGGCCGCGTCGCGGAGCGAACGCCTTCGCGGTGGTCGCCGACGACAGCCAGAGCCTTCAGATCCGCGACGGCGGCGAGTCTCAGACCCGGGGCGACTGGGTCCGTGGCCGACTCGGCCCGGACGCCGCGTGGAAGACGCGGCTGGGGCAGGATTTCGACGTCCGCAACTACGTCTTCGATTCCCACCTCCGCGCCGTCGACGGCTTCGACGCTCTGGCCTTCGACGGCTCGGGCTCGTCGCTGGGGACCTCGCTCTCAGCGCTGACGAAGCGGTTTCGCGGCCTGCCGCTGGCGGGAGTCTTGCTGTTCACCGACGGCTGCCGCACCGACGTGGGCGACCTCGACTGGTCGTCGTTGCCGCCGATCTATCCCGTCGTCCCCCCGTCGCCCGGGGTCGCCCGCGACATCGGCGTCCGCGAGGTCTCGGTCAGCCAGACCAACTTCGAATCCGCGCCGGTCGTCCTCCGGGCCGAGGTCGCGGCCGTCGGTTTCGCGGGCCAGTCGATCGTCGCGACCGTCGTCGACGAGACCGGCGCGGAAATCCAGCGTCAGGAAGCGAAGTCCGAGAGCGACGCCAAGCCGCTGAGCTTCCGCTTTCAGTTCCGCCCCGTGCGCAAAGGCGTCAGCTTCTACACCGTCCGCGCGTTCCCGGCGTCAGAGGAAGCGAAGGTCAAGGACGGCGCGAAGCCGACGGCGGCGGTCGAATCGAGCGAACAGACGCTCGCCAACAACGGCCGGCTGGTCGTCGTCGATCAAGGGAGCGCCGCCTTTCGCGTGTTGTATGTGGGCGGAAGGCCGAACTGGGAGTTCAAGTTCCTCCGCCGGGCGCTTCACGACGACGAGCAGATCGACCTCGTCGGCCTGCTGCGGATCGCCCGCCGGCAGCCGAAATTCGACTTCCAGAGCGCGCGGAGCAAGCGGGACGCCAACCCGTTTTTCGACGGCTTCGACAACCCCGACGCCGAGACCGCCGAGGCCGCCGATCAGGCGGTGTTGGTGCGGCTCGGCACGCAAGACGAGGTCGAGCTGCGCGACGGCTTCCCGAAGACCGCCGACGAGCTTTACCGCTATCACGCGATCATCCTCGACGACCTCGAAGCCGGCTTCTTCACGCCCGACCAGCTCGCGCTGTTGAGGAACTTCGTGAGCTTCCGGGGCGGTGGGCTGCTGATGCTCGGCGGCCCCGACTCGTTCGCCGACGGCAAGTACGATCGCACGCCGGTCGGCGACCTCATGCCGGTCTACCTCACCGGCCGGGCCGAGGCCGAGGCGTCCGACGTCGGAGCGCATCGCCTGGCGCTCACCCGCGAAGGCTGGCTCCAGCCCTGGGTGCGGACCCGCAAGACCGAGGAAGAAGAGCGCAAACGCCTGGAAGGAATGCCGGCCTTCGAGACCCTCAGCCGCGTCGGCCGGATCAAGCCGGGCGCCGTCACGCTCGCCGAGGCCCGCGGCGCCGACGGCGAGCTCGCTCCCGCGCTCGTGGCGCAGACGTTCGGCAAGGGGCACGTCGCGGCCCTCCTGATCGGCGACCTCTGGCGGTGGGGGATGCGAAAAAAGGACTCCGAAGAGAGCGACCTCGAACGCTCGTGGCGACAGACCGCCCGCTGGCTGGTGAGCGACGTCCCCAGCCGGGTGGAAGTCTCGGCGCGTCCCAAGCCCGAGTCGTCGGCGCCGGCCGTCGAGCTTTCGGTCCGGGTGCGCGACCCCGAGTACCGGCCGCTGGACGACGCCAAGGTCGCGGTCAAGATCACCCTGCCCGGCGGCGACGCGCTGACGCTCGACGCCGCGGCCGACGGCCGCGAGCCGGGCCTGTATGCGACGACCTACGTTCCCAAACAACCGGGCGCGTACCGGGCCGTGGCGACCGCTACAGCCGTCGACGGTTCGACCGTCGGCGAGCGCGAGGCCGGTTGGGCCGCCCAGCCCGCCGCCGACGAATTCGCGCGGCTCGCGCCCGATCGCGCGTTCCTCCTAACGCTCGCCGCCAAGACCGGGGGCGAGGTCATCGAGGGTGCAAGTCTTGATTCGTTCGTCGCAGGCCTCCCCACGCGCGGGGCGCCGATCACCGAGCGGTGGACGTCGCCCTTGTGGGATCACCCGCTGTACTTCCTCTTCGCCGTCGTCTGCCTAACTGCCGAATGGGGCCTGCGCCGCGTCAACGGCCTC